One Hordeum vulgare subsp. vulgare chromosome 4H, MorexV3_pseudomolecules_assembly, whole genome shotgun sequence DNA window includes the following coding sequences:
- the LOC123448551 gene encoding 50S ribosomal protein L6, chloroplastic, translating to MASLSPSLHLPCNSRTGFLGKSRGIHLRVIPAGRVGFVRKTVECKESRIGKKPIEVPSNVTLTLEEQFVKAKGPLGELSLNYPTEVKVVKEETGKLRVFKTVETKRANQMHGLFRTLTDNIIVGVSKGFDKRLQLVGVGYRATVEGKDLVMNLGFSHPVRMAVPEGLQVKVEENTRIIVSGYDKSEIGQFAATIKKWRPPEPYKGKGIRYQDEIVRRKEGKAGKKK from the exons ATGgcgtccctctccccctccctccaccTCCCTTG CAATTCAAGAACTGGCTTCCTTGGGAAGTCACGAGGCATACATCTTCGTGTTATCCCTGCTGGCAGAGTTGGTTTCGTTAGAAAAACAGTGGAATGCAAGGAGTCTAGAATCGGAAAGAAGCCGATTGAAGTTCCATCAAATGTTACTCTAACACTAGAGGAGCAGTTTGTCAAAGCTAAGGGTCCGCTCGGAGAATTGTCATTAAACTATCCCACCGAAGTAAAAGTTGTGAAAGAAGAAACTGGCAAATTGAGAGTATTCAAGACTGTGGAAACCAAACGGGCGAATCAGATGCATGGCCTTTTCAG AACCCTGACAGACAACATCATCGTGGGCGTGTCAAAGGGATTTGACAAGAGGCTTCAGTTAGTGGGGGTTGGGTACCGTGCGACAGTGGAGGGCAAAGACCTGGTGATGAACCTGGGATTCTCGCACCCTGTCCGGATGGCTGTCCCAGAAGGACTTCAAGTGAAGGTGGAGGAGAACACGAGAATCATCGTGAGTGGGTACGACAAGAGCGAAATCGGTCAGTTTGCGGCCACCATAAAGAAATGGAGGCCTCCGGAGCCATACAAGGGGAAGGGTATCCGGTACCAGGACGAGATTGTCAGAAGGAAGGAGGGCAAAGCtgggaagaagaaatag